In Sphingobacterium sp. PCS056, the following proteins share a genomic window:
- a CDS encoding rhodanese-like domain-containing protein, protein MKEVTVEELKSKIDNNEDFQLIDVRETFEYEVSNLGGLNIPLSGILIEVDKIAKDKPVVVQCRSGKRSAQAVMMLEQQGFDNLSNLKGGILAWKEEIDPEIDVY, encoded by the coding sequence ATGAAAGAAGTAACAGTAGAAGAACTTAAATCAAAAATTGATAATAATGAAGATTTTCAATTAATTGATGTCCGTGAAACATTTGAATATGAGGTTTCTAATTTGGGAGGATTGAATATTCCTTTATCTGGAATCTTAATTGAAGTCGATAAAATTGCTAAAGATAAACCCGTTGTTGTTCAATGCCGCTCAGGAAAGCGCTCGGCTCAAGCAGTAATGATGTTGGAACAACAAGGTTTTGACAATTTGTCAAACTTAAAAGGTGGTATTCTTGCATGGAAAGAAGAGATTGATCCTGAGATAGACGTGTATTAA
- a CDS encoding DUF4112 domain-containing protein — translation MKRNLSLADNEKRRYHDFGWVERLSWLMDNNFQIAGFRFGLDPILNFVPFAGTIASFGTSFVLVMVMWRNGASSKLVVKMLINISVDAIFGAIPVFGNVFDFFNKANTKNIKLMKEHYYENKHQGSAIWLLLGILTIILVFFVGTIYFLWIAGEWVWNLFF, via the coding sequence ATGAAGAGAAATCTATCTTTAGCTGACAATGAAAAAAGAAGATACCACGATTTCGGATGGGTCGAAAGGCTATCTTGGCTGATGGACAATAACTTTCAGATAGCTGGATTCCGCTTTGGTCTTGATCCGATTCTTAACTTTGTACCTTTTGCAGGAACAATTGCCAGCTTTGGAACTTCATTTGTTCTAGTAATGGTCATGTGGAGAAATGGTGCCAGTTCAAAACTGGTCGTCAAGATGCTCATCAATATTTCAGTTGATGCAATTTTTGGAGCCATACCCGTTTTTGGGAATGTGTTTGACTTTTTTAATAAAGCCAATACCAAGAACATTAAATTGATGAAAGAGCATTATTACGAAAACAAACATCAAGGATCTGCCATTTGGCTACTATTAGGAATTTTAACAATTATACTCGTGTTTTTTGTAGGGACTATTTACTTCCTATGGATCGCCGGAGAATGGGTTTGGAATTTATTTTTTTAA
- a CDS encoding SIMPL domain-containing protein — protein sequence MKKLLLGLMLFASVHSLQAQQMMNKDMVSTIGRAEEEVTPDIIYINVTLKEFYQDGNMKKKVTIENLEKQLFQSATNIGVEKKDFTIQNIYSTNYTTKKKKETDILLSRQYRIKVTQLNKLNDLFDGVDAAGIQSTVISELDYSKKKELEKTLKVKAVKDAMDNAKILAEAAGQKVGKAILLSESPQMIYFNSPRVMSASFKSGAMESDQAAENLDLDIKPIKITSEVNASFEIL from the coding sequence ATGAAAAAATTATTGTTAGGATTAATGCTATTTGCATCTGTACACAGTTTACAAGCACAACAAATGATGAATAAAGATATGGTCAGTACCATCGGAAGAGCGGAAGAAGAAGTTACTCCAGATATTATTTATATAAATGTCACTTTGAAAGAATTTTATCAAGATGGCAACATGAAGAAAAAAGTAACGATCGAAAATTTGGAAAAACAATTATTTCAATCTGCAACAAATATAGGTGTTGAGAAAAAAGATTTTACGATCCAAAACATTTACAGCACCAATTATACGACTAAAAAGAAAAAAGAAACAGATATTTTGCTATCTCGCCAATACCGTATCAAAGTAACCCAATTAAATAAGTTAAATGATTTATTCGACGGAGTTGATGCCGCAGGCATTCAAAGTACAGTGATCAGCGAACTTGATTATTCAAAAAAGAAAGAATTGGAGAAAACATTAAAAGTAAAAGCGGTTAAAGATGCCATGGACAATGCCAAAATCTTAGCCGAAGCTGCTGGTCAAAAAGTTGGTAAAGCAATTCTTTTATCAGAAAGTCCACAGATGATCTATTTCAATTCACCTCGTGTAATGTCAGCATCATTCAAGTCAGGAGCAATGGAATCTGACCAAGCTGCTGAAAACTTAGATTTAGACATTAAACCAATCAAAATTACAAGTGAAGTGAATGCATCTTTTGAAATATTGTAA
- a CDS encoding SPOR domain-containing protein, whose protein sequence is MLKKGLIVVFALVACTFSKVKAQKNDNVVIVKDTLITILQHYRANMGINPVESKPVAVPTKPPVRSAATRTTVRGFRVQIYAGSDRNNAFSEQARFRNMYKDIDTYINYDEPNYRVKVGDFRSRSEANNFMNLLRQQFKNVFVFSENVFVYQ, encoded by the coding sequence ATGCTTAAGAAAGGATTGATAGTTGTTTTTGCTTTAGTTGCTTGTACTTTTTCAAAAGTAAAGGCTCAGAAAAACGATAATGTAGTGATTGTAAAAGATACATTGATTACAATTTTACAACATTATCGGGCAAATATGGGTATCAATCCTGTCGAAAGCAAACCTGTTGCGGTTCCAACCAAACCACCTGTACGAAGCGCGGCTACGCGTACCACAGTGCGCGGTTTTAGAGTTCAGATTTACGCAGGCAGTGATCGTAATAATGCTTTCTCAGAGCAGGCACGATTTAGAAATATGTACAAAGATATTGATACCTATATCAATTACGACGAACCCAATTACAGGGTCAAAGTAGGAGACTTTAGGAGTCGATCTGAAGCAAATAATTTTATGAATTTGCTTCGCCAACAATTTAAAAACGTATTCGTATTTTCTGAAAACGTTTTTGTTTACCAATAA
- the recO gene encoding DNA repair protein RecO codes for MLHKTRGIVLKSTNYSESSVVAQIYTEHFGLQSYLVNGARKPKAKIRSGFLQALHPLDMVVTFKENNSLHRITEAHQVPTLKTIPYDIVKSSLAMFLNEVLYKILREQAGDPYLFEYLFRAILWLDESETNLANFHLVFLINLSRFLGFYPVESTKDYPYFNLEAATFSNQLPEHPYVLQEPHTSLFRKLMATEFNYSEKIKMSTKDRQILLEKIIDFYRLHLTNFKEIKSLYILEEIFH; via the coding sequence ATGCTTCATAAAACAAGAGGAATAGTATTAAAATCGACCAATTATTCTGAAAGTAGTGTTGTTGCACAAATCTATACAGAACATTTTGGTTTGCAGTCGTATCTGGTCAATGGTGCCCGCAAACCAAAAGCAAAAATTAGATCCGGCTTTTTACAAGCATTGCATCCCTTAGATATGGTTGTAACTTTTAAAGAAAACAACAGCCTACATCGCATCACTGAAGCCCATCAAGTACCTACTTTAAAAACGATACCCTATGATATCGTTAAAAGCTCACTAGCGATGTTTCTCAACGAGGTGCTCTATAAAATATTACGGGAACAGGCAGGAGATCCTTATCTATTTGAATATCTTTTCAGAGCTATCCTATGGCTGGATGAATCCGAAACAAATCTGGCTAACTTCCATTTGGTATTTTTAATTAACTTGAGTAGATTCTTAGGATTTTATCCTGTTGAATCCACAAAAGATTATCCTTACTTTAATTTAGAAGCAGCCACATTCTCCAATCAACTACCTGAGCACCCATATGTACTGCAAGAACCGCACACTTCCCTGTTTAGAAAATTGATGGCTACAGAATTCAATTATTCTGAAAAAATCAAGATGAGCACAAAAGACCGTCAAATACTTTTAGAAAAAATAATTGATTTTTACAGACTGCATCTGACCAATTTCAAAGAAATAAAATCGCTTTATATCTTAGAAGAGATATTTCATTGA
- a CDS encoding GNAT family N-acetyltransferase — protein sequence MSTVSIKFAGATEATSISEIGKKSYWETYPAILTTEQIDFMLNKNYTVEAIRALMVGGQDFYVLYEDAVAKGFVSVQVREQAIMRIEKLYLLAEVKGRGYGKLLLDFVAQLAKSKDLKRLELNVNRNNPAYYFYLKQDFLITETVDIPYHGYVLDDYVMQKDLTL from the coding sequence ATGAGTACGGTAAGTATCAAGTTCGCTGGAGCAACAGAAGCGACATCGATTAGTGAAATTGGAAAGAAAAGCTATTGGGAAACTTATCCGGCAATTTTGACAACGGAACAAATTGATTTTATGTTGAACAAAAACTACACTGTTGAAGCGATTCGAGCTTTAATGGTTGGTGGTCAAGATTTTTATGTGTTGTATGAAGATGCTGTAGCGAAAGGATTTGTTTCTGTTCAAGTGAGGGAACAGGCTATTATGAGAATAGAAAAACTTTATCTTTTGGCTGAGGTTAAGGGTAGAGGATATGGAAAGCTGCTGCTGGATTTTGTAGCGCAGTTGGCCAAATCAAAGGATCTGAAACGATTAGAACTTAATGTAAACCGGAATAATCCAGCTTATTATTTTTATTTAAAGCAGGACTTTTTGATCACTGAAACGGTTGATATCCCTTATCATGGTTATGTTTTGGATGATTATGTCATGCAAAAAGACCTTACCCTTTAG
- a CDS encoding M20 family metallopeptidase, translating into MASIKDQVNALAQQFFQETVQMRRHLHQHPELSFEEYNTSAYVKSVLNDIGIPFEEMADTGIVAYLTGDIESDEVIALRADMDALPIQEVEGRNYGSQNPGVMHACGHDVHTSSLLGVAKILQSLKAEFGGIVKLIFQPGEERLPGGASLMIKEGVLQNPAPTAIIGQHVMPFIEAGKVGFREGKYMASCDELFMTVRGKGGHGAHPHQNIDPIVITAHIITALQQIASRFADPRTPTVLSFGKIIANGATNIVPDEVYLEGTFRTFDEDWRAEAHEKMVKMATGIAESMGAVCDFDVRKGYPFLINNPELTKAARGFAEEYLGKENVLDLDLWPAAEDFSYYSQEVNACFYRLGTGNKAKGIQSAVHTSSFDIDEDALQLSIGLMAYMTLRRLGQ; encoded by the coding sequence ATGGCAAGTATTAAAGATCAAGTTAATGCCTTAGCCCAACAGTTTTTTCAAGAAACAGTTCAAATGAGGAGACATCTTCATCAACACCCTGAACTTTCTTTTGAAGAGTACAATACTTCGGCATATGTCAAATCTGTATTGAATGATATCGGGATTCCCTTTGAAGAAATGGCTGACACGGGTATTGTCGCGTATTTGACAGGCGACATAGAATCGGATGAAGTTATTGCTTTACGAGCTGATATGGACGCTTTACCTATTCAAGAGGTGGAAGGCAGGAACTACGGTTCTCAAAATCCCGGTGTCATGCATGCTTGTGGGCATGATGTGCACACTTCATCGTTGCTGGGGGTTGCAAAAATATTACAGTCTTTAAAAGCAGAATTTGGAGGGATCGTCAAATTGATTTTCCAACCGGGAGAGGAGCGTCTGCCAGGTGGTGCTTCTCTGATGATAAAAGAAGGAGTCTTGCAAAATCCAGCTCCTACGGCTATTATAGGCCAACATGTGATGCCGTTTATTGAAGCCGGAAAAGTAGGTTTTAGAGAAGGTAAGTATATGGCTTCTTGTGACGAGCTGTTTATGACAGTAAGGGGAAAGGGCGGTCATGGAGCGCATCCACATCAAAATATTGATCCAATTGTCATTACAGCACATATCATTACGGCACTTCAACAAATAGCCAGTCGCTTTGCTGACCCAAGAACTCCAACAGTGCTGTCCTTTGGTAAAATCATCGCTAATGGAGCTACTAACATCGTTCCTGATGAAGTTTATTTAGAAGGTACCTTCCGTACGTTTGATGAAGATTGGCGCGCTGAGGCGCATGAAAAGATGGTTAAAATGGCTACTGGTATCGCGGAGAGTATGGGGGCTGTTTGTGATTTTGATGTACGAAAAGGATATCCGTTTTTAATCAACAATCCTGAGCTGACAAAAGCGGCCCGGGGTTTTGCTGAAGAATATCTGGGTAAAGAAAATGTTTTAGACTTAGATCTTTGGCCCGCAGCAGAAGATTTCTCCTACTATTCTCAAGAAGTAAATGCTTGTTTCTACCGTCTGGGTACTGGAAATAAAGCAAAGGGTATCCAGTCTGCTGTTCATACTTCTTCTTTTGATATCGATGAGGATGCATTACAATTGAGCATTGGGCTGATGGCTTATATGACATTACGAAGATTAGGTCAGTAA
- a CDS encoding DUF6358 family protein has protein sequence MTKNFILNIVINLLIVGAVYYGYKSYEAGNILVCGISIALLVVFIYFKRVLFKKVQIDLKNEEARRRQGQEKMK, from the coding sequence ATGACAAAAAATTTTATTTTAAATATCGTTATCAACTTATTGATCGTAGGAGCAGTCTACTATGGCTATAAGTCTTACGAAGCTGGAAATATCTTAGTATGTGGTATTTCAATAGCGCTCTTGGTGGTTTTTATTTATTTTAAGCGTGTGCTGTTTAAAAAAGTACAAATAGACTTAAAAAATGAAGAAGCGCGGAGAAGACAAGGGCAGGAAAAGATGAAGTAA
- a CDS encoding DUF6929 family protein has product MKNLILDFFLTITGISAASGLVYQNNHLYLIADNSQYLYDFSLDNRQLSKIQLDKTCGDLENIAKAKKPDFEAIAFDQNRFYIYGSGSTVNRNIRLTYQKEVHTEDFSKVYQDLQQKFQVDQDNFNIEGVIHTIDEIWLFNRGNGQKAQNGIFKINKLNHHESSFSAVSLPLIDQVQTAFTDAILVDDTVYFIAAAEASNSTYLDGEIAGTILGKFKRNDLKSLDTIHIPGKHKFEGITLKEQGNGKLTFLLCEDKDDDKAETVIYSLTLDQ; this is encoded by the coding sequence ATGAAAAACTTAATTTTAGACTTTTTCTTAACTATAACTGGGATTAGTGCTGCCTCGGGATTGGTCTATCAAAATAACCATCTTTACTTAATTGCAGATAATAGCCAATATTTATATGATTTTTCATTAGACAACCGCCAATTATCCAAAATCCAACTGGATAAAACCTGTGGCGATTTAGAAAATATTGCTAAAGCTAAAAAGCCAGATTTTGAAGCCATTGCATTCGATCAAAATCGATTTTACATCTATGGATCAGGATCAACTGTCAATCGTAATATCCGCCTTACTTATCAAAAAGAAGTGCATACAGAAGACTTCAGTAAAGTATATCAAGATCTCCAGCAGAAATTTCAGGTAGATCAAGATAATTTTAATATTGAAGGAGTTATTCATACAATTGATGAAATTTGGCTTTTTAACCGTGGAAATGGTCAAAAGGCCCAAAACGGTATTTTCAAGATCAATAAGCTAAATCATCACGAAAGCAGTTTCAGTGCCGTGTCTCTCCCCTTGATTGATCAAGTTCAAACCGCTTTTACAGATGCCATACTCGTAGATGATACCGTTTACTTTATCGCAGCAGCTGAGGCTTCAAATTCGACCTATCTGGATGGAGAAATTGCAGGAACCATACTAGGCAAATTCAAAAGAAACGATTTGAAGAGCCTCGATACCATTCATATCCCAGGTAAGCATAAATTTGAAGGGATAACTTTAAAAGAACAGGGAAATGGGAAATTGACGTTTTTACTTTGTGAGGACAAAGATGATGATAAAGCAGAGACTGTGATTTATTCATTGACATTAGATCAGTAA
- the gcvT gene encoding glycine cleavage system aminomethyltransferase GcvT, with protein MKNTALTDTHIALGAKMVPFAGFNMPVQYSGINDEHETVRTGVGVFDVSHMGEFILKGEKALDLIQAVSSNDASKLYDGKVQYGYLPNETGGIVDDFLTYRIDQNTYFLVVNASNIEKDWNWITKYNSFGVDMKNISDETSLFAVQGPKAADALQSLTDIELASMEYYSFAKGKFAGVENVLVSATGYTGAGGFEIYVANEDAQKVWDAIFEAGAPYGIKPIGLGARDTLRLEMGFCLYGNDIDDTTSPLEGGLGWVTKFTKEFVNSANLKAEKEAGIKKKLVGFEMIDRGIARHDYEIVDAEGNKIGRVTSGTQSPTLKKSIGLGYVDNAFAKEGTEIFVSIRNQSIKAKVVKPPFVK; from the coding sequence ATCAAAAATACTGCCCTTACGGATACGCATATCGCTTTAGGAGCGAAAATGGTACCTTTTGCAGGTTTCAACATGCCCGTTCAATATTCGGGCATCAATGATGAACACGAAACTGTTCGTACAGGTGTAGGTGTGTTTGACGTGAGTCACATGGGCGAATTCATTCTAAAAGGAGAGAAAGCGCTAGACCTCATTCAGGCAGTTTCTTCTAATGATGCTTCCAAGTTATATGATGGTAAAGTACAATATGGCTATCTTCCTAATGAAACTGGTGGTATAGTAGATGACTTTTTAACTTACCGCATCGACCAAAACACATATTTTCTTGTTGTAAACGCTTCCAATATTGAAAAAGACTGGAATTGGATCACAAAATACAACAGCTTTGGTGTTGACATGAAAAACATCTCTGATGAGACTTCTCTTTTTGCTGTACAAGGTCCAAAAGCAGCTGATGCATTACAGTCTTTAACAGATATTGAACTTGCTTCAATGGAGTATTATTCTTTTGCTAAAGGCAAATTTGCTGGAGTGGAGAATGTATTGGTATCTGCTACGGGATATACAGGTGCAGGTGGTTTTGAAATCTACGTTGCCAATGAAGATGCTCAAAAAGTATGGGATGCGATTTTCGAAGCTGGTGCTCCTTACGGGATTAAACCAATTGGTTTAGGTGCTCGTGATACCCTGCGCTTAGAAATGGGATTCTGTCTATATGGTAATGATATCGATGATACAACTTCTCCGTTAGAAGGTGGATTAGGATGGGTAACAAAATTCACGAAAGAATTTGTCAACTCAGCTAATCTAAAAGCTGAAAAAGAAGCTGGTATCAAGAAAAAATTAGTTGGATTTGAAATGATTGATCGCGGTATTGCCCGTCATGACTATGAAATCGTAGACGCCGAAGGAAATAAAATCGGCCGTGTTACTTCTGGAACACAGTCTCCTACATTAAAAAAATCAATCGGTTTAGGCTATGTAGATAATGCTTTCGCTAAAGAAGGCACAGAAATCTTCGTCAGTATCCGCAACCAAAGTATAAAAGCAAAAGTGGTTAAACCACCATTTGTAAAATAA
- a CDS encoding thiamine diphosphokinase has translation MSSHHIVRERQEPALLITDFYSIDEELVGQLLEWSPTIVTDVNSYEAVTSQAYKVDVIFTPVPIDLPQEHVKTVLYDVNYIASALRYLIAEGYKAVNILGSGFDQEILESFVQEIDLVWLHDDKRTIFVQSGFEKWMPAGDHLFIEPAWCDLATSGLNRIGENHFETINDGFFSIRFSAPQFCLLTEKL, from the coding sequence ATGTCGTCACATCATATTGTTCGAGAAAGGCAAGAGCCTGCATTACTTATAACCGATTTTTATAGTATCGATGAAGAACTTGTTGGCCAACTTTTGGAATGGTCGCCAACGATCGTTACGGATGTTAATTCGTACGAAGCAGTTACTTCGCAGGCATACAAGGTGGATGTCATATTTACCCCAGTGCCGATTGATCTACCGCAAGAACATGTCAAGACTGTTCTTTATGACGTAAATTATATCGCCAGCGCTTTGCGCTATCTTATTGCAGAAGGGTATAAAGCGGTTAATATATTAGGATCGGGGTTTGATCAAGAGATATTGGAAAGTTTTGTCCAAGAGATTGATCTTGTCTGGTTGCATGATGATAAGAGGACTATCTTTGTTCAGTCCGGATTTGAGAAATGGATGCCTGCTGGTGATCATCTTTTCATCGAACCTGCATGGTGCGATCTGGCAACAAGCGGATTAAATAGAATAGGAGAAAATCATTTTGAAACGATCAATGATGGTTTTTTTAGTATCAGATTTTCAGCACCACAATTTTGTTTATTGACAGAAAAACTATGA
- a CDS encoding DUF4359 domain-containing protein: MNKKRIFIWLILIVAVVAIWTNPKKEQHEIVVKQKAEYLLKKQLGKKEQGIFDLGMQLLGRDVVQDFVSKNVVVTNYYLFSLTKIKWDGKDNTIGIGAFDHIWLSPKIDEKADEIIAHIKTR, encoded by the coding sequence ATGAATAAAAAAAGAATTTTTATATGGTTAATCCTCATTGTTGCTGTTGTAGCAATTTGGACAAATCCAAAAAAAGAACAACATGAGATCGTTGTAAAACAAAAAGCCGAATATTTACTAAAAAAACAATTAGGAAAAAAAGAACAAGGAATATTTGATTTGGGAATGCAATTATTAGGGAGGGATGTCGTACAAGATTTCGTTTCAAAAAATGTGGTCGTAACAAATTATTATCTGTTCTCATTAACAAAGATTAAATGGGACGGCAAAGATAATACCATCGGTATCGGTGCTTTTGATCATATTTGGTTAAGCCCTAAAATTGATGAAAAAGCAGATGAAATAATCGCCCATATCAAAACAAGATAA
- a CDS encoding cold-shock protein yields the protein MQEGVVKFFNETKGFGFIIPNSGESEIFVHVSGLVDKIRENDNVSYEVEQGRKGLNAVNVKVI from the coding sequence ATGCAAGAAGGAGTAGTAAAATTCTTTAATGAAACCAAAGGTTTCGGTTTCATCATTCCAAATTCAGGCGAGAGCGAAATTTTCGTTCACGTTTCTGGTTTAGTAGACAAAATTCGTGAAAATGACAACGTTTCTTACGAAGTTGAACAAGGTCGTAAAGGTCTTAATGCGGTAAATGTAAAAGTTATCTAA
- a CDS encoding pseudouridine synthase: protein MLEILYQDEDIIAINKPHGLLVHRSSIARDASEFALQLLRDQIGQSVYPAHRLDRKTAGILLFSLNKETDKELQQLFQNQLVDKRYIAVLRGHAPEEMLIDYPLKKDNGVMQEAQTNFKTIAKAELPFPSGKFPTSRYSLVEANPTTGRMHQLRKHFAHIFHPIIGDRPHGCNKQNKFWKENFEMDTMMLHASEITFKHPKTQNIITIQAGLQPEFQRVLTLLNLKN from the coding sequence ATGTTAGAAATACTATACCAAGACGAAGATATTATTGCGATTAATAAACCACATGGCCTGCTCGTCCACCGTTCTTCTATTGCACGGGACGCATCCGAATTTGCGCTTCAACTGCTAAGAGATCAAATTGGTCAGTCCGTGTACCCTGCGCATCGACTAGACCGAAAGACTGCCGGCATACTCTTATTTTCGTTAAATAAAGAAACGGACAAAGAGCTCCAACAACTCTTTCAAAACCAGCTCGTAGATAAAAGATATATCGCTGTCTTAAGAGGTCATGCTCCCGAAGAAATGCTTATTGACTATCCGCTAAAAAAAGATAATGGCGTCATGCAGGAAGCACAAACCAATTTCAAAACCATCGCTAAAGCAGAACTGCCATTCCCGTCAGGAAAATTTCCAACCTCACGCTATAGTTTGGTTGAAGCTAATCCGACGACAGGAAGAATGCATCAATTAAGAAAACATTTTGCACACATCTTCCATCCGATTATTGGGGACCGTCCACATGGATGTAATAAACAAAATAAATTTTGGAAGGAAAATTTTGAAATGGATACCATGATGTTACATGCTTCGGAAATAACATTTAAACATCCGAAGACGCAAAATATAATAACTATACAGGCAGGATTACAACCCGAATTTCAGCGAGTTTTGACCTTGTTAAATCTTAAAAACTGA